From one Variovorax sp. PBL-H6 genomic stretch:
- a CDS encoding YajQ family cyclic di-GMP-binding protein: protein MPSFDTVCEPNLPEVKNAVENTAKEIATRFDFKGTAASVELKDKEITLVGDAEFQLVQVEDILRNKLTKRSVDVRFLDKGDVQKIGGDKVKQVIKVKNGIESETAKKIQRLIKDSKLKVQAAIQGDAVRVTGAKRDDLQAAMALIKKDVPDMPLSFNNFRD from the coding sequence ATGCCGTCTTTCGATACCGTCTGCGAACCCAATCTGCCCGAGGTCAAGAATGCCGTGGAGAACACGGCCAAGGAGATCGCCACGCGATTCGACTTCAAGGGAACCGCGGCCTCGGTCGAGCTCAAGGACAAGGAAATCACGCTTGTCGGCGATGCCGAATTCCAGCTCGTGCAGGTCGAAGACATCCTGCGCAACAAGCTCACCAAGCGCAGCGTGGATGTGCGCTTTCTCGACAAGGGCGATGTTCAGAAAATCGGCGGCGACAAGGTCAAGCAGGTGATCAAGGTCAAGAACGGCATCGAGAGCGAAACGGCCAAGAAGATCCAGCGCCTGATCAAGGACAGCAAGCTCAAGGTGCAGGCCGCGATCCAGGGCGACGCGGTGCGGGTGACCGGCGCCAAGCGCGACGACCTGCAGGCGGCGATGGCGCTGATCAAGAAGGACGTGCCCGATATGCCGCTGTCCTTCAACAACTTCCGCGACTGA